A window of the Polaribacter batillariae genome harbors these coding sequences:
- the pruA gene encoding L-glutamate gamma-semialdehyde dehydrogenase: MARGFFNVPTAVNEPVKAYAPGSPEREELLATYKEMYKSNVDVPMHINGEEVRTGNTKNITPPHDHKHVIGQYHIAEKKHVNEAIATALAAREAWSSVSWMERASIFLKAAELLAGPYRAKMNASTMLAQSKNVHQAEIDAACEMIDFFRFNVQYMTDIFKDQPASAPGIWNRVEYRPLEGFVYAISPFNFTSIAANLPASAALMGNVVVWKPSDHQAYSAQVIVDLFKEAGLPDGVINVVYGDPVMISDTVLASPDFSGLHFTGSTHVFKNLWKQIGNNIHNYKTYPRIVGETGGKDFIWAHNSANPLQIATAITRGAFEYQGQKCSAASRSYIPKSLWADVKKHLMAQTAELKMGSPEDPSNFVNAVIHEASFDKIASYIDAAKEDKDAEIIIGGNYDKSVGYFIEPTVIVSNSPKYATMCTELFGPVMTVYVYEDEEWEASLKLVDESTEYALTGAIFSTDRYIVEKASKALENAAGNFYINDKPTGAVVGQQPFGGARASGTNDKAGSAQNLLRWTSVRLIKETFVTPQDYKYPFLG; this comes from the coding sequence ATGGCAAGAGGATTTTTTAATGTTCCAACAGCAGTTAACGAACCAGTAAAAGCATATGCTCCTGGCTCTCCAGAAAGAGAAGAGTTATTAGCGACTTATAAGGAAATGTACAAAAGTAATGTTGATGTGCCAATGCATATTAATGGAGAAGAAGTAAGAACAGGAAATACCAAAAATATTACACCTCCTCATGACCATAAGCATGTTATTGGGCAATATCATATCGCAGAAAAAAAACACGTGAACGAAGCCATTGCTACAGCATTAGCTGCAAGAGAAGCTTGGTCTAGCGTTAGTTGGATGGAGCGTGCTTCTATTTTCTTAAAAGCTGCAGAGTTATTAGCAGGACCTTATAGAGCTAAGATGAATGCATCTACGATGCTTGCTCAATCTAAAAACGTACATCAAGCAGAAATTGATGCCGCTTGCGAAATGATAGATTTTTTCCGTTTTAATGTGCAATATATGACAGATATTTTTAAAGATCAGCCAGCATCTGCACCAGGAATTTGGAACCGAGTTGAATACAGACCTTTAGAAGGATTTGTTTATGCAATTTCTCCCTTTAACTTTACTTCTATTGCTGCAAATTTGCCTGCTTCAGCCGCTTTAATGGGTAATGTTGTGGTTTGGAAACCATCTGACCATCAAGCATATTCTGCACAAGTAATTGTAGATTTATTTAAAGAAGCTGGTTTGCCAGATGGCGTAATAAATGTTGTTTACGGAGATCCTGTAATGATTTCTGATACTGTTTTAGCTTCTCCAGATTTTTCTGGATTGCATTTTACTGGTTCTACACATGTTTTTAAAAATCTTTGGAAACAAATTGGTAACAATATTCACAACTACAAAACATACCCTAGAATTGTTGGAGAAACTGGCGGAAAAGATTTTATTTGGGCACACAATTCTGCAAATCCTTTACAAATTGCAACTGCAATTACTAGAGGTGCTTTCGAATATCAAGGACAAAAATGTTCTGCAGCTTCGCGTTCTTACATTCCTAAATCTTTATGGGCAGATGTTAAAAAACATTTAATGGCACAAACCGCTGAATTAAAAATGGGTTCTCCAGAAGACCCTTCGAACTTTGTAAACGCAGTAATTCATGAAGCTTCTTTCGATAAAATTGCAAGCTATATAGATGCTGCAAAAGAAGACAAAGATGCTGAAATAATTATTGGTGGAAACTACGATAAATCTGTAGGATATTTTATAGAACCAACAGTAATTGTAAGCAATTCTCCCAAATATGCAACCATGTGTACAGAGCTATTTGGTCCAGTAATGACAGTTTATGTATATGAAGATGAAGAATGGGAAGCTTCTTTAAAGCTGGTAGATGAATCTACAGAATACGCTTTAACGGGTGCAATTTTCTCTACAGATAGATATATTGTAGAAAAGGCTTCTAAAGCGTTAGAAAACGCTGCCGGAAACTTTTATATTAACGACAAACCTACTGGAGCTGTTGTTGGGCAACAACCATTTGGAGGCGCAAGAGCTTCTGGAACAAATGACAAAGCAGGTTCTGCACAAAATTTATTACGCTGGACTTCTGTTAGGTTAATTAAAGAAACATTTGTAACTCCACAAGATTACAAATACCCTTTCTTAGGATAA